The genome window TGGGTGCTGACGGATGTACTCGCGGGCGGCCTCCGGGTCGGAGTGCCACGCGGCCATGAAGCGGGAGTCGCGGGGGAGCTCGTAGGCGAGTCGGAGGAACTGAAGCCACCCGCGCTCGCCGTTGAAGAACTCAGCGAGGTCGATACGGAGCAGAGTCAGAAAGTCGTACTCCAGCTCTGCCCCGTACCGGTCGAGGAGGTAAGCAGCCTCACAGAAGGTGCTTACCGCTCGGTAGGGTCCGACTCCTCGCCGTTGCTCATCCCGAAGGACTTCAACATGTCGTCCAGCAGGGCGTTGAAGACCTCGATGCCGTCATCGGCAATCGCGTCGAGGATCTTCTCCGCGTGCTCGCCGGCCAACAGCTCGAGAACCTCCATCGGGTCTTCGGAGGCACGCTTGAGCATGACCAGCGCACGGGCACCGGGCGGGTTGATGGTGACGGTCTCCTCGCCCAGGTCGAGGGTGTAGGGGTGGACCTTCGCGCCGGCCTTCGCAGCGGCGGACTTACGGAGCTCGGACAGCTTGCCGATCTTGGACATGTTGAAAGCCTTCCGGGACTTTGTGGGGTGATTACTCGGCCGACTCGGCGGGAGCCTCTTCGGCGCGCTTGGGGCGGTTGTGCGTGCGGACCTTCGGGGCCACCGGGACGGCAACGCCGTTGGCAACCAGGTCGTTGGCCGCGGACGGGGTGGCCACGGGGATGACCGCTCCGTCAGCGATCCGGCGGACTTCGATGCTCACGCGGGATCTCCGTTCTCTCCGGGCGAGGTAGAAGAGGGGGTCGGTGCCCGGATGCCCGACCCCCTCAAGACGTCAGGCGCCAGCCTGGGTGAAACCGGCGTCTTCCAGCAGGGCCAGCCAGCCGGGGCCGCCGAAGAAGTGCTTCACGGCGTAACCGGCCTCGTCGTCGGGCGAGGTGGCGAACGTGATCTCGTACTGGATCGGGTCTTCCGCGGACGCGGTGACCTCTCCGACCTCAGTCACCGAGGCGCGGGTGAACAGGCGACCGATATAGATCTCGCTGCCGGTGTCGCCGTCCTGCGCGACGGTCAGCACGCGGTAGTACTTCAGCGCCGGGCGGTTCGCCTCGGCGAACGAAACCTCGCCGCTGCCGACCGCGCCCGTGACGGAGTCCAGGGCAACGCCCGTGTACAGCTCCAGCGTGGTCTTGTTGGTCTCCAGGGCGACGACGGTCAGCGTCGAGCTGTTCGAGGTGACATCACGACGGACCGGGGTCAGCGACCCCAGGGCCAGAACCTCGGAGACCTCCGACTCACGCGCGAACGAGGCGCCGGAGTCCTGGGACAGGTGGCCCAGGTCGACGTACCCGGCGGGGAGCGGCTGAATGGCGCCGGTCGCGTCGGTGAGAGCGGTCGGCAGGGTCGCCGAGTAGGGCGCGACGAAGACCGCGGCGTCCAGGCTCTTGCGGATCAGATCCGACTGCTTCTGCTTGATGGTGTCGAGAGACATGAAAGGTCCCTTCCGGAACGCGTTTGTGTTTTAACGTGACTACTGGCGGCGGAACGACAGTTGAACCGTCGTCACGACCAGCCGAAGAGAGGTGTTCGCGTCCGGGCGGAGCTGGGGCGGGTTGTCGATTCGCCCGTTGTCGCACAGCTTCCCGCCGGCGACCTTCCCGCGAGCCTCGTCGATGCGGTTGCGGATGATCTCGGTGATGCGCCACGCCTCCGCGCGAGCAGAGGACTCGGCGCCCTCCGGGACGTAGACTGCGATCTCGACGCGGGGGCGGTCCGTGATCAGGTCCGAGGAACCGCCTACGCGGTTGACCTGGATTACCGTCCCGTTGATCTGCGCGGGGGTGACCGTGTAGACCGGGGCAACGTCTCCGAGGTAGGCGATCAGCCATTCCTCGACGTCGGGGAACGTCTTCACTCGGTCACCTCCTTGGCGGCATCGCGCATGACGTGTTGGCCCGGGTAGCCGGGGCTCCCGTTGCCAGGCTTGCGGCCCCACTCCACGAGCGTCGGGTGACCTTGCGTCGCCACGACGTTGAAGCCGACCCGGTCACCCTTGGCGCCGGCGGAGTCGTCTCGTTCGACAGTGATTCCGTCCGCGTAATGGCCGTCTTCGGGGTTGTTCGAGCGGGGCGCCTTCTCGCGTGCGCGGCGGGCGACGTCTTCGGCGATGGCCTTCGTGACGTCCGCGAGTTCCGAACTGCGGAGGTACGCGGCGATCCCCTTGTGATTGGGGCGGTATCGGGCCACGCGATCACCCGCTCACGTGCTGGAGCGTCGAGCGTTGACCCGGGCGCCACCCGGTCAAGGGGGACTTGACGTCCGCCGGCTTTCCGACGACGTCCCACCGGGTGCCGTTCGCCTGCGTGACGCGGTCCGTCTCACGGATATCCGCGCCGTAGGGGGCGAGGAGAGTCGCCGTGGTCACGACTTCGGACCGAAGGTTCAGCGGTTCGGCGCTCGACCGGATGACGA of Saccharopolyspora erythraea contains these proteins:
- a CDS encoding HK97 gp10 family phage protein; the encoded protein is MARYRPNHKGIAAYLRSSELADVTKAIAEDVARRAREKAPRSNNPEDGHYADGITVERDDSAGAKGDRVGFNVVATQGHPTLVEWGRKPGNGSPGYPGQHVMRDAAKEVTE